Below is a window of Caballeronia insecticola DNA.
CCTCGCGCAGCGCGAGTCTCTCGAACGCCAGATTGAAGAAGCGAAGTCGCGTGAATACGCGGAAGTGCTTAATGAGATCAAGCAGAAAATGGCCGACTACGGCATCTCGCTTCAGGAACTCTCAAGCGGCCGAAGCGCGAAAGCGTCAAAGGCATCGCGCAGCCGTTCGGGCGTAGCCCCGAAATACCGCGACCCCGACAGCGGCAGCACCTGGTCGGGTCGCGGAAAGCCGCCGAAGTGGATTGCCGGACAAGATCGCGACAGCTTTCTGATCAGCCGGTAAGTCGGTACCGAATTCGTATTGAAAAGGCCGCGTCCTCAGACGCGGCTTTTTTACTTTGCACGCCTGCTCTTCGTTTTGAAAGCTTGTGATGGGCGTCAAAGTGTCGCATTGTGAAATGTCTGATTTAAAAGGTCTAACTCTGATTTCCCGCAGCAGAACACGCTTCGCGGTCAATTGGGCAGCGGTAACAATGGTCCGAGGCATATTACATGTCGCTTTCCACGACACGTGTAGCGGAGAAACAGGAGGTCGCGCGCAAAACCACCTGGACGAGCATTGCACTTAATAGCGTACTGACTGCCGCACAACTGATCGTCGGCTCGGTTGCGCATTCGCAGGCGCTCATCGCCGACGGCATTCACTCGCTCGCGGATATCGTGTCGGATTTTATTGTGCTGATCGCGAACCGGCAGGCGGCCGTCGCGCCCGACCTCGACCATAACTATGGCCACAACCGTTACGAAAACGTCGCGTCGTTATTCCTCGGCGGATTGTTGATCGCGGTAGGCGTGGGAATGTTGTGGCGCGCGGGCACGCGAATCATGAAACTTCAGGATATTCCAAGCGTACATGTCGCCGCGCTCGGGGTCGCGATAATCGTGCTCGTTTCGAAGGAAGCGCTTTTTCGCTATATGCTGCGTGCCGCGGAACGGGTTCGATCCGCGATGCTGGTCGCAAACGCATGGCATGCGCGTTCGGATGCGGCTTCTTCGCTTGTCGTCGCACTCGGGATAATCGGCAGCCTGGCGGGATTTCGAATTCTGGACCCGATCGCTGCGGCGCTCGTCGGTTTTATGATCGGAAAAATGGGTTGGACGTTTGCGTGGGATGCATTACAGGACCTTTCAGATCGCGCACTCGATCAGACGACCACCGAAAATCTGCGCGGCATTTTGCTGAACACACCCGGCGTTCGCGAAGTCCACGAATTGCGCACGCGGAAAATGGGCGATCTCGCCCTCGTCGATGCACACATTCTCGTCGATCCCCGAATTTCGGTTTCTGAGGGGCATTTCATCGCCGAATCGGCGCGTGCGCGGACGCTGGCCGATCCGCGCGTCCTCGACGCACTGATTCACGTCGATCCGGAAAGCGACGAACTCAATCCGTTGCCGGGCTCTTTTCCGCTGCGGCCCACCGTGAGTGATGCCATTCGAGACGCATTCGCGCGCCAGGGTTTATCGGTCGAGGCGCTGAATCTGCATTATCTGAGTAGCGGTTTCGACGTCGATGTCGTGTTGCCGGCGTCGAATGCGCGCGATGCAGCGGCGCAGCTGAAGGCAATCGACTTCGACGCGCTCAAGCGCCGCATTGGCGCGCGCGCGATTCGCGTGACGCAGGCGCTCGACGCTGCATCGCTGGGCGAACCGCCGCGCTGAACCGGCGTTTTAGAGCGGCAATTGCGTATCGAACTTGATTTCGCGCAGCACGACGCTCGTGCGCACCTGCGCCACCGCTGGAATCTTGAAGATGCGATCGTGCAGAAATGCGTCGTATGCCTTGATGTCCGGCGCGACGATTTTGAGGATGTAGTCGGACTCGCCCGTCGTGCTGTAGCACTCGGTGACTTCCGGACACGTGGCGATCTCGCGTTCGAATTGCTCGACGCCGCCTTCGGTGTGCCGCGTCAAATGGATATGCGCGAGTGCGCAGACGTGCAGGCCGAGTTTCTCGCGGTCGAGCAGCGCGGTATAGCGCTGAATCACGCCCGACTGCTCCATGTCCTTGATGCGACGCCAGCACGGCGTGCTCGACAGGCCGACCTGATCCGAGATTTCCTGAACGGAGCGGCGGGCGTCCAGTTGCAGAAGACGCAAGATTTTTTGTGAAAATGTATCGAGAGTCAACTGCGCCTCCATTCGGTCGCGATCTGACTCTAATGGTAGAGGCGCCGGAAAAGAAACGCAATGCAATGCGCCCGCACTGAGGGAGTTTCCCTAAGTCATTGGCCTGACTGCGAGTTTTTACCTTCGACGTCGTCGCCGGTTCCGGTCGCCTGCTGCGCCGATGCGGCTTGCGACGCCCGCAGTTCCGCCAGCATGTTGCAGAAGAGCGCGCCTTGCTCGATGGCATCGTCGAGCGCGACGTGCGTGTGCGGCAGTTCATCGAACCAGTGCTTCGGCAGGCGCGGCTTGATCGCCTTGCGATAGGGCAGGCCGGTCATCGCGAAGGCGAGCGTCTTGATGTCGAGCGCGGACCACGAAAACGGGCAGCGTCCGGCAAAACGCATCATGTACCAGAACATATAGGTGAAGTCGAAGCCCGCCGGATAGGCGACGAACACGGGCTTCCCCGGCAGCGCCTCCACCCATTCGACATAGGCCTGCAGCGCGGCTTCCGGCTGCTGCAAATCTTTGCGGCACGCGGTCCACGCGTCGGGTTGCGTCTTCCACCACGCGGCCTGCACCGGATGAGGCGCCGCGCCTTCGAGCGTCTCCAGATTTGCCGAGAACGTGGCGATGAGCTGCTTGTCGGCCGTGAACGCCGCCGACGCGAAGCTCAGCATCGAATGCGGCCCGGGAATCGGGCCATCGGCTTCGACGTCGGTGCTGACGTAGATTTCGGGAATCGCGTTCATGCCGTCACTCCGTCGCCGACGTACGGATTGGTGCGACGCTCTTCGCCGAACGTCGATGCAGGGCCGTGACCGGGCACGAAGGTGACGTCATCGCCGAGCGGCCAGAGCTTTTCGCGGATCGAGCGGACGAGGTCCGCATGATTGCCGCGCGGAAAATCGGTACGGCCGATGGAGCCGGCGAACAGCACGTCACCGACGAACGCAACTTCGTGCTTGCGGCTGAAGAAGATGACATGCCCGGGCGTGTGGCCGGGGCAGAAGCGGACTTCCATGGTTTCGTCGCCGAACTGCACGGTGTCGCCCTCGTCGAGCCAGCGTTCGGGCGTAAAGGCC
It encodes the following:
- a CDS encoding cation diffusion facilitator family transporter; the encoded protein is MSLSTTRVAEKQEVARKTTWTSIALNSVLTAAQLIVGSVAHSQALIADGIHSLADIVSDFIVLIANRQAAVAPDLDHNYGHNRYENVASLFLGGLLIAVGVGMLWRAGTRIMKLQDIPSVHVAALGVAIIVLVSKEALFRYMLRAAERVRSAMLVANAWHARSDAASSLVVALGIIGSLAGFRILDPIAAALVGFMIGKMGWTFAWDALQDLSDRALDQTTTENLRGILLNTPGVREVHELRTRKMGDLALVDAHILVDPRISVSEGHFIAESARARTLADPRVLDALIHVDPESDELNPLPGSFPLRPTVSDAIRDAFARQGLSVEALNLHYLSSGFDVDVVLPASNARDAAAQLKAIDFDALKRRIGARAIRVTQALDAASLGEPPR
- a CDS encoding Lrp/AsnC family transcriptional regulator, encoding MEAQLTLDTFSQKILRLLQLDARRSVQEISDQVGLSSTPCWRRIKDMEQSGVIQRYTALLDREKLGLHVCALAHIHLTRHTEGGVEQFEREIATCPEVTECYSTTGESDYILKIVAPDIKAYDAFLHDRIFKIPAVAQVRTSVVLREIKFDTQLPL
- a CDS encoding MBL fold metallo-hydrolase, with the translated sequence MKVILVPVTPFQQNCSIVICEATQRAAVVDPGGDIERIIAEVERQGVSVEKILLTHGHLDHCGGAKALANHYGIPIEGPHREDAFWIDQLPAQTERFGFANAEAFTPERWLDEGDTVQFGDETMEVRFCPGHTPGHVIFFSRKHEVAFVGDVLFAGSIGRTDFPRGNHADLVRSIREKLWPLGDDVTFVPGHGPASTFGEERRTNPYVGDGVTA
- a CDS encoding H-NS histone family protein, whose product is MPSYKELLAQRESLERQIEEAKSREYAEVLNEIKQKMADYGISLQELSSGRSAKASKASRSRSGVAPKYRDPDSGSTWSGRGKPPKWIAGQDRDSFLISR
- a CDS encoding 3'-5' exonuclease family protein, coding for MNAIPEIYVSTDVEADGPIPGPHSMLSFASAAFTADKQLIATFSANLETLEGAAPHPVQAAWWKTQPDAWTACRKDLQQPEAALQAYVEWVEALPGKPVFVAYPAGFDFTYMFWYMMRFAGRCPFSWSALDIKTLAFAMTGLPYRKAIKPRLPKHWFDELPHTHVALDDAIEQGALFCNMLAELRASQAASAQQATGTGDDVEGKNSQSGQ